The Vigna radiata var. radiata cultivar VC1973A chromosome 6, Vradiata_ver6, whole genome shotgun sequence DNA segment CATAGatccaataattttttatttaaaatttcttctaGAAAAACTAGTTATGATAAATAAAGACTCCATtctttagtaattttttttaatctaaaaagaatataataggTAGAGATTTTTAATCTtgtatatctttatttttctttaaaatactCAATCAActtcaaattgatttttagAAAAGATTATGTCATCCACATGCAacgaaagaataaaaaaatagttatacgTTGTTTGACATACTTTAGAAATAACTATGAAATTGTTGGAATATCGATATGTTCATTCCAGCTCTTTTATCATGAATCTAATTCAAATCAacatcaaacatcaaacaatgAATGGTATATCCCAAAAATAAGAAGAAGGGTTGAGTATGGTATCAGAAATGCTAACTTTTTTGGAGAAACCTAACTTATTATATAGGCTGAATTGGCAAGTTCGAAATTTATTGCAACtaaacagaaaaatgagaaaacaacCTTTCAAGTACTGCAAATTTGAAAGGATAGCAAAATAGGAAGGTTTAGTGATTTGGAGGGATGAACTGAGAAGCTTGGTGGATAGCAAAATACTCATAAATTAGGTTGCAATAAGTGGACAGAGAGTGAGAAAATTATGGCTATATAGaattatgaaagaaagaaattataagTTCAACTCTTCCATTAATATTATAGtactaattaatatttgttgataaaaaaaaatctatattaatgAATTATGTAAGTAATAAAAATCTTGATaataaaaaccaatttaaaatctaattcataattaattataatttattaatgataatcattattcaaagatttccttataatatcattttatcagTAAGGAACACGGgtaaaatttgttatatatttgttttaaattatccaaataaggtttttctataaattatatgCATTTTGCAATGTTATATCaacttaaatatttcaaaaagaaatcagtaaaaattattatagtaaGTAGTAACTTGAttttataaaggaaaatgatattttaacactattttttgacactattttgacactgcacacgtgtcaaaatgtgattggacgatttcaaattaaaaaagttgagacaggggtatgtttggaagaaaaaaaccaaagtttgtttttttaatttaaaattgtccaaccacattttgacacgtgtgcagtgtcaaaatagtgtcaaaaaatggtgttaaaattttattttccttttataaattttatagttgatttcattttctatcATGCATTTCTCATTACATTGAAACAATATTAATGGTTTCAGAATGACATCACGGGAGGAGGTATGAGAAAGTAATTAATTAGACCCACTCAACAActgttttaataatataaaaatatgtattagcattataaattaaaaaataataattaaaatattaatattttagaattgttATGTAAGTGTTTTTAAGTGAGAGTTGTCAATATATCATCCTCATGACCCATATATACCCATGTTAACTTTCCGTGTTAACCTTTGATGCTTGTAACGATGGCGATGCAAGCTTAAGTTTAGATATGCAATCGCTCCACATTTTACTATTTCATTACAGAATTACGTTTATACAAGCATAACGAATGCTAGCTACTTGAgaaaattatgaagaaaagtgcAAATTTTGAGCTTGTTGGAGAAAactgaatttattattatttagactACATTGGCAAGATGATTGCTCAACACCAACAATCTCCCTCCTTCCTATTACTATATATACGGCCACTTCCTCGCTAATTTTCAATTCAACATCTCATCACCGAACATTTATTTCTGAAAAATGGTTTCTCGGGAAACCTTACTCTTCCTAGGCCTCTTGGCCATGGCTTCTCTCATACCCTCTCATGGGACTGCTAGGAACCTTGCTCAGACTACCTCGATGTCCTCTTCAAAGGGTCAGTTCTGCATGCGTTTGCTTTCAATAACTTTACTGAACTCATGATAAAACTTGTGTCTTGTTCCTCAATCATAGTTACTCTGCTttcatatgaaatatatatgtgATTCTGACAGTTGCTCATGTTCTTCCATGTATTTGTAACTGAACTTGTTATAGATAAAAACCACATCAATGGTATCAAAAATGACGAAGACCATGGAGGTAATAGATCTAACAGTGGATCTGGTGATTATGGAGGTGACCATAAAGGTGATAAACCAGATGAAAGACACGGTGAAAATGGAGGAAACAATGGAAGTAATAGACCTGGAGATGGACCCGGTGATCATGGAAGTGACCATGGAAATGATAAACCAGGCAAGGAAAATGGTGATTATGGAGGCAACCATGGAGGTAATAGACCTGGCGGTGGACCTGGTGATTATAGAGGCGACCATGGAAGTGATAAACCCGGCAAAGAACACGGTGATTATGGAGACAACCATGGAAATGATAAATCAGGCAAAGAACATGGTGATTATGGAGGCAACCACAAAGGTGATAAACCAGGTGGAGGACCCAATCATCATGGACACGATCGTAAAGGTGATAAATCAGGCAAAGGACACAATGATTATAGAGGCAACCACAAAGGTTATAGACCTGGCGGTGGACCCAGTAACTATGGAGGCGATCATGGAGGTGATAAACCAGGCGGAGGACCAGGTGATCACGGAGCTGATAAACCAGGCGGAGGACCCGGTGACTATGGAGGCAACCATGGAGGTGATAAACCAGGCGGAGGACCAGGTGATAATGGAGGTGACCACAAAGGCAACGATGAAGGAGATAAACCAGGGGGTGGACCCGGTGACCATGATAAACctggaggtggtggtggagtCGGTGACCATGGAAGCAACCATGAAGGTAATAAACCAGGCAATGGACCCGATGGAGGCGACCATCAAGGTGATAAACCTGGAGACGACCATGGAGGTGATAAATCCGGTGGGGGCGAATCAAGAAATGGTGGACTCAATAATTGTGGAGGTGGACTTAGAAAGGGTGTTTGTGGAGGTGGCCATGTTGATGGTTACAATAGTGAAGCTCCTTGAAATTTCGATGACAAGCCTAATGGTAAATAGAATGGAAAGCCTTGTGGACTTGGcattaaaaattatctaaaagaCCATAATTAGGTCATTTACGAGCACGTTATGTTAATTCCGAGAGAGTATGTTGCTATCCTATATGAACACAAAGTAGTGGAATGTTATCCACCtaatagaatattatttaaCCCCACTAGTGCAGATAAGAAATACGACGAATGTTGACAATGGATATCGATTCtacaataaaatcatattaagacggggtaaaaaaaatggttatttCCTTCCACGCAACACCATTTCTACTATATCATGTCCCTCCCACACAACACATCTCCCATCTCTCACGCACAACACTTTTGAACAAGAACCGATTGCAGCACTGAAGTCCACCTTTGCCAGCGAGTGCGACGGACATTCCAGCTCTTTATTcagaaagtgaagaaaatggttattttaagcttaattgaaaagataaattctacaattaattaatttccacaaatttaaaatattgtagaCTACTCAATCTTAacatttagtttatatattggAGCCTTCTTAGTTGAACGATACTAAGAAACCTAATCACCAAGGGCTATTTGATATTTACTTCatgtaaaaaatgtttataagaaaacattttgaaattctaaaaacatttttttacgTTGTTATGatcttttgttcttgtttttttttttaaaaaaaaaaaaagaaaacacaggGTGCATTAATTTACCCTAGTGAAGTTCGTCATTGGttctataaatagaaaatcaacATCAGTCTACAAATTTTCTTATCATGAATCTAAATTCACATACATAGAACCGTCAACATCAAACATGCTACAtcccaaaaataataatagtgcCCTATTTTTGCGATTCtcaaatagagagagaaagagggagaGAAGAAAGATGTTGTCGACGTTGATGATGTTCTCATTCACACTATTACGTCGACACCATGAGAAACTTGCAAAGGTGTGACCAGGGGTACGTTGGAGAAGCTGAAATGTGAACATTATAGAAGAAAATCTCGCCAGTAGTGTTGGTGGCCTGTCTTATCTTGGTCGAAGGCAAAGGGCAGTGGCTGCGAGGCCTTAGGTTGCAATTGTGGTGGGTTGCATATGAGAGAAGATGACGAAAGGGATATATGCTGATATTGAATGCAAGATTTGGACAAAAAATTTGTTGATCATTTTATCGATAGATTTGTCGGTCGGTAATAAGTTATGTAATTATCAACGAATTATTTCATCagtaatacatatttatttatcgaccaattttttttgtaagtaaatgaaatatgtattattaaaaatttattgacgaattttttcattaataataaatctattaataaaatttataagtaattaaaatttcaaaattcgtatgtaaattTATCAATGGATCTATTTCCATTAATAAAATTTCGCCAATTCCATGAATTTTTGTAGGTGTATGACTATAACAACAATAAACCAATGACAAAGTCTTATATGTTTTTACCGTGTCTAATACTAAGTCTATTTAATCTCAAGGCTTCCACTGATGTTTATTTAGAGTctttgattgatgatttgaatAAGTTGTAGAGTGGTATTTGAATGTATAATGTTTTAAGGAAGCAAAATTTTCTTATGAGAGTAACTTTGATGTGAACTATTAATGACTTTTCTACATATGAGATGTTATCTGATTGGAGCACATATggtatattaatttgtttgcatTACATGAGCACATTAAAGCATTCACATTAAATTATGATCGAAAAAGTTGTTGGTTTGACTATCATCGCAGGTTTTTGTCCATTGATCACCTGTTTAGGAGAAACAATAAGGAACCATCTAGTAACAACAACAAGACCTACATATGAGATGTTATCTGATTGGAGCATATATGGTAGATTAGTTTGTCTGCATTACATGAGCACACTAAAGCATTCACATTAAATTATGATCGAAAAAGTTGTTGGTTTGACTATCATCATAGGTTTTTGTCCACTGATCATCTATTTAGGAGAAACAATAAGGAACTATCCAGTAACAACAACAAGATCCTGAAAAAGAAACAGATAGATATGTAGATTATTAAGACTTTGTTACTTATAgacatacatttaaaaattctttgtttgtttgaattacCATATAAATAAGTTTGAGATGTTTGTCTGATATTATACAATGTTTGTTTAGATTTTATTGTATGGTTggtattatcaattttatatctttttaatgtttatgttCAATATGTTTGTTTGGTAAGCATGAAATACAAATGAATGTACTAAAAGTTGTTATGGCATTTATTAACGAAATTTATTAATGGATAAATCTCTCGGTAATGTTTTATACTTTGGTCAATACTAATAGATATATCTCTTGGTTAATTTTACCAACAACATCTTTACCGAagaatttttgtagtttttaatagatattgattattaataaaaaaatagttttttttagcGAATTAATGTGTGTTGGAAGGTATCTGAcccacaaaatatttaaaaaatattactgtaTAAGTTTAACGTGAGATTTTATTACATCTGACGTATGATTGGTGACGTTGAAAACTCttcttgttttaattatttagaaagatgaaattttaacacttttaaatacaatttttttttgtttaaaattttgagtttagTAAATATTGATTACTACATTTTCTAAAAATACAATTTGAGTCATACATATTCATATCAATAGTTTCGTCACGAACATGTCTAGTTTGACTTTAAAAGCGACTTGTTAGCTGCATTTTAGTGAAacggattttttttctttttggaatttatattttgaaaccTAAAACTGTCAAATAAAAATGGATATTATTTTTGTACAATTCTTGTACATATTCTTAATGAAGGTTATTTCATGTTCAAAACTACAGAAATTGATAGTTTACAAACTTTATGATAAACATTTAATGAACTAttgaaagttttgtttttattcttataatttatataaaagaaactaaagagACTGAATTAAGTTTCGTTTATATTTATTAGTCAGTTAAAGAAACTCCAAGATGAAGCAAGTAGGCATTTTCAAAGATGAATGacgacaaaagaaaataatcgtAGTTGGAAATACTTCCACAAGAAGGATAGTATACCAATGTGAAAGGAAAACTCactcttattttaaatataaaagtttttttttataacgattttacatttatgttatatgttaaatgaatgtaaaaatatgtcattatatCATTATTCTTAATGAATACATATACAATGAATACACATATTCAAGCTATCACAAAATAGTTCTCATAAAGTGATATtcttaattacatttatttgacaaagtataaaaaaaatgataataaagaaataaactttttaaatttatattttttcaaaaaaaaagaaaataaaaataataaaagataatataaaaatttatgtatgtcaaaaatatattttttatcataaaaacattaaatcaaGGTGGAAATGAAATGTTATACTTAATGAGgaaatgttatatttaagagtaataataacatgacacacttttacattcatttc contains these protein-coding regions:
- the LOC106764486 gene encoding keratin, type I cytoskeletal 9 — encoded protein: MVSRETLLFLGLLAMASLIPSHGTARNLAQTTSMSSSKDKNHINGIKNDEDHGGNRSNSGSGDYGGDHKGDKPDERHGENGGNNGSNRPGDGPGDHGSDHGNDKPGKENGDYGGNHGADKPGGGPGDYGGNHGGDKPGGGPGDNGGDHKGNDEGDKPGGGPGDHDKPGGGGGVGDHGSNHEGNKPGNGPDGGDHQGDKPGDDHGGDKSGGGESRNGGLNNCGGGLRKGVCGGGHVDGYNSEAP